The following proteins are encoded in a genomic region of Anolis carolinensis isolate JA03-04 unplaced genomic scaffold, rAnoCar3.1.pri scaffold_12, whole genome shotgun sequence:
- the ccdc160 gene encoding coiled-coil domain-containing protein 160: protein MGALATAVPSPPLAVRMQPLGDESHFLEPQQETFAMEKNSAQHWLEGLFPPRFCGEDFFHQPETLICEKMGLERKKRREEFFNKARKELQKDREKSPFRVDLTKDNPKLEEKETSVLKERAGSISASHLDAEPGEKVAEKEGRCLWNIKELAALREEMSKEHLENLSLKHQLSFLKAELAEVQSKCKKIMPELKRAEEDLRQSREERFCMEVLLKHTERENLKRDSYIEALKQDLLGKSERIRSLTKELQEAKEEILHLDLGKKEQKRLKEQQESETKLAMEKMKLFYDAEIRKMGKALEEAKREQKREKALSSKLRKDLEILKRHFSSQALSSDFGQKGRIRFL, encoded by the exons ATGGGAGCCCTAGCAACTGCTGTTCCATCTCCTCCTCTTGCAGTCAGGATGCAACCACTAGGGGATGAAAGCCACTTCTTGGAGCCGCAGCAG GAAACTTTTGCAATGGAGAAGAATTCAGCTCAGCACTGGCTGGAAGGGTTATTTCCTCCTCGATTTTGCGGGGAAGATTTCTTCCATCAACCTGAAACATTGATTTGTGAAAAGATGGGtttggagaggaagaagagaagagaagaattcTTCAATAAGGCAAGGAAAGAGCTTCAGAAAGATCGAGAAAAATCCCCTTTCAGAGTCGATCTAACTAAAGATAATCCAAAGTTAGAAGAGAAAGAAACATCAGTATTAAAGGAAAGAGCAGGAAGCATCTCCGCCTCCCATTTAGATGCTGAACCTGGAGAAAAAGTGGCCGAAAAGGAAGGCCGTTGCCTCTGGAACATAAAGGAATTGGCCGCGTTAAGGGAAGAGATGTCCAAGGAGCATTTAGAAAACCTCTCTTTAAAGCATCAGCTGTCTTTCCTAAAGGCAGAACTTGCTGAAGTTCAAtctaaatgtaaaaaaataatgCCCGAGTTAAAGCGAGCGGAGGAAGACCTCAGACAGTCCAGGGAAGAGCGTTTCTGCATGGAAGTCCTGTTAAAGCACACTGAGAGGGAAAACTTGAAAAGGGATTCCTACATCGAAGCTCTGAAGCAGGATCTGTTGGGAAAATCAGAAAGGATCAGGAGTTTGACGAAGGAGCTCCAGGAGGCGAAAGAGGAGATCTTGCATCTGGATCTTGGCAAAAAGGAGCAAAAGAGGCTCAAAGAGCAGCAAGAGTCAGAAACCAAACTAGCCATGGAAAAGATGAAGCTGTTTTATGATGCAGAGATCAGGAAAATGGGAAAGGCGTTAGAGGAGGCGAAAAGGGAGCAGAAGCGAGAGAAAGCTTTAAGTTCCAAACTTAGAAAAGACTTAGAAATCCTTAAGCGGCATTTCTCAAGCCAGGCGTTGTCGTCTGATTTCGGACAGAAAGGGAGGATCCGGTTTCTTTAA